A stretch of the Bacillus anthracis str. Vollum genome encodes the following:
- a CDS encoding YqcI/YcgG family protein — translation MNKSYLLDNEGMRTRTDIPNWVAKEFENFSNVILEPTFPCYFGVTALKKNELRYSFLSHNDWSHLPNTMLSFLELMKERPVVRRGFFLFVEPECEEQSIEYYRDYFWKVLQYLHENDDQTWPKQIPEDPDHYLWEFSFGGEPIFAFGNAPAYKQRKTRHLGNSLVIGFQPRTIFGGLEGDRPKGAYSRQTVRDRVEKWDQLPKHPNISHYGDPEHREWKQYFIGDDVEPIKGKCPFLHKIEK, via the coding sequence ATGAATAAGTCTTATTTATTAGATAATGAAGGAATGAGAACGAGAACGGATATACCGAATTGGGTTGCAAAAGAATTTGAAAATTTTTCTAACGTCATATTAGAACCAACTTTCCCATGTTATTTTGGTGTAACTGCTTTGAAAAAGAATGAACTTCGCTATTCCTTTCTATCTCATAATGATTGGAGTCATTTGCCGAATACAATGTTATCTTTTTTAGAATTAATGAAAGAACGGCCAGTTGTAAGAAGAGGTTTTTTTCTTTTTGTGGAACCGGAATGTGAGGAACAATCAATCGAATATTATCGTGATTACTTTTGGAAAGTACTACAATATTTACATGAAAATGATGATCAAACGTGGCCGAAGCAAATTCCGGAAGACCCAGATCACTACTTATGGGAATTTTCATTTGGCGGGGAACCGATATTTGCATTTGGAAATGCACCAGCTTATAAACAACGAAAAACTAGGCATTTAGGAAATTCTCTCGTTATTGGATTTCAGCCACGTACCATTTTTGGTGGATTAGAAGGCGACCGTCCTAAAGGAGCATATTCAAGACAAACGGTCCGAGATCGAGTTGAAAAATGGGATCAGTTGCCGAAACATCCTAACATTAGTCATTATGGTGATCCGGAACATCGGGAATGGAAACAATATTTCATAGGAGACGATGTAGAGCCGATAAAAGGAAAATGTCCTTTTCTTCATAAGATAGAAAAGTAA
- a CDS encoding ribonuclease H family protein: MKYKIHWLYKTKRGLQTELMTDYMNIEEALQFAEDFEKTGRVKELLFYDEMDTEWLLKEMKKLSKQVEEEPQEILVYFDGGYDVQTKEAGVGICVYYKKGNAKYRIRRNAYIEGIYDNNEAEYASLLYSMNILEELGIKYEAVTLRGDSQVVLQQLAGEWPCYDEHLNHYLDQIEQKAKQMKLKLVCEPISRKQNKEAQQLATQALEGTVIDSHKEITE; encoded by the coding sequence ATGAAATATAAAATTCATTGGTTGTATAAAACAAAGCGCGGTTTGCAGACGGAATTAATGACAGATTATATGAACATAGAAGAAGCACTTCAATTTGCGGAGGATTTCGAGAAAACAGGAAGAGTGAAGGAATTATTATTTTACGATGAAATGGATACAGAATGGTTATTAAAGGAAATGAAAAAGCTGAGTAAACAAGTGGAGGAAGAACCCCAAGAAATACTCGTTTATTTTGATGGTGGTTATGATGTACAGACGAAAGAAGCTGGGGTAGGTATATGTGTATACTATAAAAAAGGAAATGCAAAATACCGAATTCGCCGTAATGCATATATAGAAGGCATATATGATAATAATGAAGCGGAATACGCATCATTACTATATAGCATGAATATACTCGAGGAATTAGGGATTAAGTATGAAGCAGTTACACTTCGCGGGGACTCTCAAGTTGTACTGCAACAATTGGCCGGAGAATGGCCTTGTTATGATGAACATTTAAATCATTATTTAGACCAAATTGAGCAAAAAGCGAAGCAAATGAAATTAAAACTTGTATGTGAGCCAATCTCTAGAAAACAAAATAAAGAAGCACAACAATTGGCAACGCAAGCATTAGAAGGAACAGTCATTGATAGTCATAAAGAAATAACCGAATAG
- a CDS encoding DUF485 domain-containing protein, giving the protein MKRDDTSARKLQNEVNYTEVVQSEEFQLLLNKKKKFIVPMSIFFLSFFIALPILTSYSKVLNTPAFGDVTWAWVFAFAQFIMTWALCMIYSKKAESFDEISQKILQNMQKGRG; this is encoded by the coding sequence ATGAAAAGAGATGATACGTCAGCACGTAAGTTACAAAATGAGGTGAATTATACAGAGGTTGTTCAGTCAGAAGAATTTCAATTGTTATTAAATAAGAAAAAGAAGTTTATCGTTCCGATGAGTATTTTCTTTTTAAGTTTTTTTATTGCTTTACCTATTTTAACATCGTATTCAAAGGTACTCAATACACCGGCATTTGGTGATGTTACGTGGGCGTGGGTATTTGCGTTTGCACAATTTATTATGACTTGGGCTTTATGTATGATTTATAGCAAAAAGGCAGAATCCTTTGATGAAATCTCGCAAAAAATTCTACAAAATATGCAAAAAGGGAGGGGCTGA
- the cspB gene encoding cold shock-like protein CspB has translation MQGKVKWFNNEKGFGFIEMEGADDVFVHFSAIQGEGYKALEEGQEVSFDITEGNRGPQAANVVKL, from the coding sequence ATGCAAGGAAAAGTAAAATGGTTTAACAACGAAAAAGGTTTTGGATTTATCGAAATGGAAGGCGCTGACGATGTATTCGTACATTTCTCTGCGATTCAAGGCGAAGGCTACAAAGCTTTAGAAGAAGGTCAAGAAGTATCTTTCGATATCACTGAAGGAAACCGCGGACCTCAAGCTGCTAACGTAGTAAAACTTTAA
- a CDS encoding DUF6123 family protein codes for MQTVEDYLSFLHTKGFKLSEEAQGFIMFGQGYTGASDGIVNAAIEATIKHQLQFDGSYFVALLERLKEEEITDKKSAKAFMRKLQA; via the coding sequence ATGCAGACAGTAGAAGATTATCTTTCATTCTTACATACGAAAGGATTTAAACTATCAGAGGAAGCGCAAGGGTTTATTATGTTCGGACAAGGATATACGGGTGCATCTGATGGCATTGTAAACGCAGCAATAGAAGCGACAATTAAGCATCAATTGCAGTTTGATGGCAGTTATTTTGTTGCGCTATTAGAACGATTGAAAGAAGAAGAGATTACAGATAAAAAAAGCGCTAAGGCTTTTATGCGGAAGTTACAAGCGTAA
- a CDS encoding zinc-finger domain-containing protein — protein sequence MDKKQLITEVNDLLETYCEGCFLREHNRKTNSKYYAHSFCIRQCTVGETLKKYGEQLS from the coding sequence GTGGATAAAAAGCAACTCATTACAGAGGTAAATGACTTATTAGAAACGTATTGTGAAGGATGTTTTTTGCGAGAACATAATCGAAAGACAAATAGTAAGTATTATGCTCATTCATTTTGTATCAGGCAATGTACAGTTGGAGAAACATTGAAAAAGTATGGGGAACAGTTGTCATGA
- a CDS encoding DMT family transporter, whose translation MKKDWIAPLALLFVSFIWGATFVVVQNAMSFVGPFTFNGIRFLFAGIILLFVQILFSKKASKQHIKQSSLAGLIVGFFLCIGYVLQTFGLLYTTSSKAGFLTGLSIVMVPILSFIFLKQKATIFIVIGIAVATAGLYLLTAGDSFQLNIGDILVLGCAVAFAAHILVNGFFSKKISPLLLSTSQVLAVGLFSSICAFLFEDWEKLFSVALWTNSSFLFALFLTSLFATSIAFFIQTSAQKHTSPTRVAIIFAMEPVFAALTGVLVANEQLSISAIIGCLCIFLGMVFVELPSKTKKEAQAA comes from the coding sequence GTGAAAAAAGATTGGATTGCTCCTCTTGCTTTACTATTCGTCTCTTTTATTTGGGGAGCTACGTTTGTCGTCGTTCAAAATGCTATGTCTTTCGTTGGCCCATTTACTTTTAATGGTATTCGCTTTTTATTCGCTGGAATTATTTTATTATTCGTTCAAATACTTTTCTCAAAAAAAGCTTCAAAACAACATATAAAACAGAGTAGTCTCGCTGGATTAATCGTTGGGTTCTTTTTATGCATTGGCTACGTCTTACAAACATTCGGCTTACTGTATACAACTTCTTCAAAAGCTGGTTTCTTAACAGGGCTTAGTATCGTTATGGTACCCATTTTGTCTTTTATTTTTTTAAAACAAAAAGCTACCATTTTTATCGTAATTGGCATTGCTGTAGCAACAGCAGGTTTATACTTATTAACGGCTGGTGATTCTTTTCAATTAAACATTGGAGATATACTCGTTCTCGGTTGTGCAGTTGCTTTCGCTGCTCATATTCTTGTTAACGGCTTCTTCTCTAAAAAAATATCACCTTTATTGTTAAGTACATCGCAAGTATTAGCTGTCGGACTGTTTTCTTCTATTTGCGCCTTTTTGTTTGAAGATTGGGAAAAATTATTTTCAGTAGCACTATGGACGAATTCTTCCTTTTTATTTGCGCTATTTCTAACTTCCCTATTCGCGACATCCATTGCTTTTTTCATCCAAACGTCAGCACAAAAACATACATCTCCAACGAGAGTAGCTATTATTTTCGCAATGGAGCCCGTTTTTGCTGCCTTAACAGGCGTTCTCGTTGCAAACGAACAACTTTCTATCTCTGCTATTATCGGATGCCTATGTATTTTCCTAGGTATGGTTTTCGTTGAATTACCTTCCAAAACAAAAAAAGAAGCGCAGGCTGCGTGA
- a CDS encoding aldose 1-epimerase family protein — translation MIATIQNEKVIVSISDKGAELQSVRLKEDNTEYLWQGDSTYWGRRAPILFPIVGRLVDNTYYVDDKPYSLTQHGFARDLTFTVKEQSETKITYIVTSNEETLKKYPYEFELLVSYELDGQIVHVTYEVNNPTSKEMFFSIGAHPGFNFPLLEGESFTDYHLSFNGSERLETSVLEGPYLSNKKQLIAESTNELPLTYDLFKNDALIFENMNTDEISIRSHKHNKFVKVEFDGFPFVGVWTPGENAPFLCIEPWYGIADEVNPAKDFKEKKGIQSLQANETFTCRYSITIG, via the coding sequence ATGATTGCAACAATTCAAAACGAAAAAGTGATCGTTTCCATATCTGACAAAGGTGCAGAATTACAAAGCGTTCGCTTAAAAGAAGACAATACAGAATACTTATGGCAAGGTGATTCTACTTATTGGGGACGCCGTGCACCAATTTTATTCCCTATCGTCGGCCGATTAGTAGATAATACATACTACGTAGATGATAAACCTTATTCTTTAACACAACACGGCTTTGCTCGTGATCTTACATTCACTGTAAAAGAACAAAGTGAAACGAAAATCACTTATATCGTTACTAGTAATGAAGAAACATTAAAAAAATACCCATACGAATTCGAATTACTCGTTTCTTATGAGCTAGACGGACAAATCGTTCATGTAACATACGAAGTAAATAACCCTACTTCAAAAGAGATGTTCTTCTCAATCGGGGCGCATCCTGGTTTCAATTTCCCGTTATTAGAAGGCGAATCATTTACAGATTACCATCTATCATTTAATGGTTCTGAACGCTTAGAAACAAGTGTATTAGAAGGACCTTACCTTTCAAATAAAAAGCAATTAATCGCTGAAAGTACAAATGAATTACCACTTACATATGATCTATTTAAAAATGATGCGCTTATTTTTGAAAATATGAATACGGATGAAATCTCTATTCGTTCTCATAAACATAATAAATTTGTAAAAGTAGAATTTGACGGATTCCCATTTGTCGGCGTATGGACACCAGGCGAGAACGCACCTTTCCTATGTATCGAACCTTGGTACGGAATCGCTGATGAAGTAAATCCAGCAAAAGATTTCAAGGAAAAAAAAGGAATTCAATCTTTACAAGCGAATGAAACATTTACATGTCGTTATAGTATTACAATCGGCTAA
- a CDS encoding reverse transcriptase-like protein translates to MIEVYIDGASKGNPGPSGAGVFIKGVQPAVQLSLPLGTMSNHEAEYHALLAALKYCTEHNYNIVSFRTDSQLVERAVEKEYAKNKMFAPLLEEALQYIKSFDLFFIKWIPSSQNKVADELARKAILQN, encoded by the coding sequence TTGATTGAAGTATATATTGATGGTGCATCAAAAGGAAATCCTGGTCCTTCTGGTGCAGGAGTATTTATTAAAGGGGTTCAACCAGCTGTACAATTATCATTGCCCCTTGGGACAATGTCCAACCATGAAGCAGAATACCACGCATTACTTGCGGCATTAAAATATTGCACGGAGCATAATTATAACATTGTCTCTTTTCGTACAGATTCGCAACTTGTCGAGCGAGCTGTTGAAAAAGAATATGCAAAAAACAAAATGTTTGCACCACTATTAGAGGAAGCACTGCAGTACATAAAAAGTTTCGATCTCTTTTTTATTAAGTGGATTCCAAGTAGTCAAAATAAAGTTGCTGATGAGTTAGCTAGAAAAGCTATCTTACAAAATTAA
- a CDS encoding cysteine hydrolase family protein, which yields MKQALLIIDAQQELMDGNEQEHEVFRKTDLLATLNTAVQKAIDVNALIVFVRDIDVASGSGEGFEVHNQIQVPQSAILINKAATNSFYGTSLLELLKEEKINHIVIGGCKTEHCIDTAVRTATVEGFDVTLIKNGHSTTDSTVLSAEQIIDHHNKILHGHYNVDHFSVVRDVEENLFQPIHDQYRD from the coding sequence ATGAAACAAGCACTATTAATCATTGATGCACAGCAAGAATTAATGGATGGTAATGAACAAGAACATGAGGTTTTTCGTAAAACTGATCTATTAGCCACACTAAATACAGCCGTGCAGAAAGCAATAGATGTCAATGCCCTTATTGTTTTCGTAAGAGATATCGATGTTGCTTCTGGTAGCGGAGAAGGATTTGAAGTACATAATCAAATTCAAGTACCTCAGTCTGCAATCCTTATTAATAAAGCAGCAACAAATTCATTCTATGGTACTTCTTTACTTGAACTGTTAAAAGAAGAAAAAATTAACCATATCGTTATAGGTGGATGTAAAACAGAACATTGCATCGACACCGCTGTTCGAACAGCAACTGTAGAAGGATTTGATGTTACATTAATTAAAAATGGTCATTCCACAACTGATTCTACTGTGTTGTCTGCAGAGCAAATTATTGACCATCACAATAAAATTCTCCATGGTCATTATAATGTTGATCATTTCTCAGTTGTTAGAGATGTCGAGGAAAATCTTTTTCAACCTATTCATGACCAATATCGTGATTAA
- a CDS encoding solute symporter family protein — MNTTAFALFLIIVLGTLVITYFASKKTKNASEFYTAGGGLTGWQNGLAIAGDYMSAASFLGIAGAIALTGFDGFFYSIGFLVAYLVVLYLVAEPLRNLGKYTLADMIAARFDAKKVRGVAALNTMTISIFYMIAQLVGAGALIKLLLGIEYTTSVLIVGTLMTVYVIFGGMTATSWVQIVKAVLLMAGTFIISVIVFAKFNFSVTEMFAQMKTATPLKDSFLNPGVKYKDGLDTLSLNLGLVLGTAGLPHILVRFFTVRDAKTARQSVVYATWLIGAFYIMTIFLGFGAAAFVGNEAIMKANPAGNMAAPLLAKALGGDFLFAFVSAIAFATILAVVAGLVLTAASAFAHDFYNEIIRKGKSTEKEQVSMARYASIGVAVLSIILALFAQTLNVAFLVSLAFAVAASANLPVILFTIYWKRFNTTGAISGMIVGLVSAIVLVALSPNVWNPVAGKAIFVGEAIFPYTTPGIISIPLGFLAAYLGTVLSSKKEDAAKFDEILVKSNTGHGISDASSH, encoded by the coding sequence TTGAATACGACTGCATTTGCACTATTTTTAATTATTGTCCTTGGTACGCTCGTCATAACCTATTTTGCATCGAAAAAAACGAAAAATGCGAGTGAGTTTTATACAGCTGGAGGGGGATTAACTGGTTGGCAAAATGGTCTGGCCATTGCGGGAGATTATATGTCTGCTGCGTCTTTTCTTGGTATAGCTGGAGCGATCGCATTAACTGGGTTTGATGGTTTCTTTTATAGTATCGGCTTTTTAGTTGCTTATTTAGTTGTTCTATACCTTGTCGCAGAACCGCTAAGGAATTTAGGGAAGTACACGTTAGCGGATATGATTGCGGCGCGTTTTGATGCGAAAAAAGTTCGCGGAGTTGCAGCGCTTAATACGATGACGATTTCAATTTTTTATATGATTGCACAATTAGTTGGGGCGGGTGCACTTATTAAGTTATTATTAGGGATCGAATATACAACATCCGTTTTAATTGTTGGTACATTAATGACAGTGTACGTTATTTTTGGCGGAATGACTGCGACGAGCTGGGTACAAATTGTTAAGGCTGTATTACTTATGGCTGGTACATTTATTATTTCTGTTATCGTTTTCGCAAAATTTAATTTTAGTGTGACTGAAATGTTCGCTCAAATGAAAACTGCTACTCCATTAAAAGATTCGTTTTTAAATCCAGGAGTAAAGTATAAGGATGGTCTTGATACGCTATCTTTAAATTTAGGACTAGTCCTTGGTACGGCAGGATTACCACACATTCTTGTTCGCTTTTTTACAGTACGTGATGCAAAAACAGCACGTCAATCTGTTGTATATGCTACGTGGTTAATTGGCGCATTTTATATTATGACAATTTTCTTAGGGTTTGGGGCAGCGGCGTTTGTAGGGAATGAGGCGATTATGAAAGCAAACCCTGCTGGTAATATGGCAGCACCTTTATTAGCTAAAGCATTGGGCGGAGATTTCTTATTTGCTTTCGTATCAGCAATTGCCTTTGCAACGATTTTAGCTGTAGTGGCAGGCCTTGTATTAACAGCAGCATCAGCATTCGCACATGATTTTTATAACGAAATTATTCGCAAGGGGAAATCAACGGAAAAAGAGCAAGTATCCATGGCTCGTTATGCGTCTATTGGAGTAGCGGTATTGTCTATTATACTAGCGTTATTTGCTCAAACATTGAACGTAGCATTTTTAGTTTCGTTAGCATTTGCAGTTGCAGCGAGTGCAAACTTGCCAGTTATATTATTCACAATATATTGGAAGCGCTTCAATACAACAGGTGCCATTTCGGGTATGATTGTTGGTCTTGTATCAGCCATTGTTCTTGTAGCGTTAAGCCCAAATGTTTGGAACCCTGTAGCTGGAAAAGCTATATTTGTTGGGGAAGCGATATTCCCGTATACGACACCTGGAATTATTTCGATCCCGCTCGGATTTCTTGCAGCATATTTAGGAACCGTGTTATCTAGTAAGAAAGAAGATGCGGCGAAATTTGATGAAATTCTTGTGAAATCAAATACTGGTCATGGTATTAGTGATGCGTCTTCGCATTAA
- a CDS encoding LysE family transporter, which translates to MFGAIIQQIVLGISLAAPVGPINIEMLKRGIERGFWHAWIVGIGGMTADILFMLLIYFGLSSLFMYTYVQAFMYCTGFFLLFYLGFQSVKQGISHSNMEYKKEEVGGLKQSFMAGFFIAISNPLNLVFWFGIYGSTLSSLLTKVTKQEAFLYSLCIIVGIILWNLNIAFSVHFGRTLLKQKALGYITAGAGIILVGYSIHFAYKALQLFT; encoded by the coding sequence ATGTTTGGAGCGATTATACAACAAATTGTATTAGGAATTTCATTAGCGGCGCCGGTAGGTCCGATTAATATTGAAATGTTAAAACGAGGAATTGAACGAGGTTTTTGGCATGCTTGGATTGTTGGAATTGGTGGTATGACTGCAGATATTTTGTTCATGCTTCTCATCTACTTCGGTTTATCTTCTCTGTTTATGTATACATATGTACAAGCTTTTATGTATTGCACAGGGTTTTTCTTATTATTTTATTTAGGATTTCAAAGTGTAAAACAAGGAATTTCTCACTCGAATATGGAATATAAAAAGGAAGAGGTAGGCGGCCTTAAACAATCGTTTATGGCAGGTTTTTTCATTGCAATATCTAATCCATTAAATCTTGTTTTTTGGTTTGGTATATACGGTAGTACACTTAGCTCATTGCTTACGAAGGTAACGAAACAAGAAGCCTTTTTGTACAGTCTTTGTATTATCGTTGGTATTATTTTATGGAATTTAAATATTGCTTTTTCTGTCCATTTTGGCAGAACTTTATTAAAGCAAAAAGCACTTGGCTATATAACAGCCGGAGCAGGTATTATTCTAGTAGGATATTCTATCCATTTTGCATACAAAGCTTTACAGTTGTTCACATAA
- a CDS encoding DUF2564 family protein has translation MGSEVNDFEEVKFRVETAQKMVGSATISMDPDTLEHATTAVEAARSQLEIMKSVATDLDEPFLMNEEKKLNKCEHQLNEARH, from the coding sequence ATGGGATCAGAAGTAAATGATTTTGAAGAAGTGAAATTTCGTGTAGAAACAGCACAAAAAATGGTGGGATCAGCGACAATTTCAATGGATCCAGATACATTAGAACACGCTACTACTGCTGTAGAAGCAGCTCGCTCTCAGCTTGAAATTATGAAATCTGTTGCAACTGATTTAGATGAGCCATTTTTAATGAACGAGGAAAAGAAATTAAATAAATGTGAGCATCAACTAAACGAAGCAAGACACTAA
- a CDS encoding GNAT family N-acetyltransferase — MIVLEMRVERLKKENIEDIVVLSSYIGWDYNRAEVETIFNSGIVYGVWNERKKLIASAAIILYGEALASIGMVIVHPDYKGKGIGKMITNSCIKSVSTQNPIMLIATDEGKPLYEKLGFRSVSYVSKYICNSYNVNNHCVGNEDYMMNYEVSDLEKIIKIDEDAFGTNRKEFLKKRIMQSEQCTVVKDKEQNILGYGLSIQTPENKIIGPVSAKNDAMAMRIVHDLARGHHGKLRIDVPEGKKDFMKELQIIGFQKVNTPPIMMKNSDQLLKRNNELYSIAAQIFG, encoded by the coding sequence ATGATTGTCTTGGAAATGAGAGTGGAGCGTCTTAAAAAAGAAAATATAGAGGATATTGTAGTGTTATCTTCCTATATTGGTTGGGATTATAATAGAGCAGAAGTTGAAACGATTTTCAACTCAGGTATTGTATATGGCGTATGGAATGAGAGAAAAAAACTGATTGCGAGCGCTGCAATTATATTATACGGAGAGGCGTTAGCGTCAATAGGAATGGTAATTGTACATCCTGATTATAAGGGAAAAGGAATTGGAAAGATGATAACGAATTCATGTATTAAGAGTGTATCGACTCAAAATCCAATTATGCTCATTGCTACGGATGAGGGAAAGCCTTTATATGAAAAATTAGGATTTAGGTCTGTTAGTTATGTTTCTAAATACATATGTAACTCGTACAATGTGAATAATCATTGTGTAGGAAATGAAGATTATATGATGAATTATGAAGTAAGTGATTTAGAAAAAATAATAAAAATAGATGAAGATGCATTTGGAACAAATAGAAAAGAGTTTTTAAAGAAAAGAATTATGCAAAGTGAACAGTGCACTGTTGTAAAGGATAAGGAACAAAATATATTAGGTTACGGTTTAAGTATACAAACGCCAGAAAATAAAATAATAGGACCGGTCTCTGCTAAAAATGATGCAATGGCAATGAGAATTGTACATGATTTAGCAAGAGGACATCATGGTAAATTAAGAATTGATGTACCAGAAGGAAAGAAAGATTTCATGAAAGAATTACAGATTATTGGTTTTCAAAAGGTTAATACACCACCAATAATGATGAAAAATAGCGATCAATTATTAAAAAGGAATAATGAGTTATATAGCATTGCAGCACAAATTTTTGGCTAA
- a CDS encoding QueT transporter family protein produces MNIRTLVGNGILAALYIAVSMLIQPFGFTNVQFRISEMFNHLVVFNKKAIYGIVLGVFLTNLFFSPMIAYDLVFGVGQSILALVATIISMRFIKGVWARMIFNTVIFTITMFMIAIELHLAFDLPFMLTWLTCAVGEFVVMAIGMPVMYWINKRVQFERFM; encoded by the coding sequence ATGAATATTAGAACATTAGTCGGTAATGGTATTTTAGCGGCATTATATATTGCTGTTTCTATGCTTATTCAGCCATTTGGCTTTACGAATGTACAGTTTCGTATTTCAGAGATGTTTAATCATCTCGTTGTATTTAATAAGAAAGCAATTTACGGAATTGTATTAGGTGTATTTTTAACGAATCTCTTTTTCTCACCTATGATTGCTTACGATTTAGTATTTGGAGTAGGGCAATCTATTCTTGCATTAGTTGCAACCATTATTTCTATGCGATTCATTAAAGGTGTTTGGGCTCGTATGATTTTTAATACAGTTATCTTTACAATTACAATGTTTATGATTGCAATTGAACTTCATCTTGCATTTGATTTACCATTTATGTTGACTTGGTTAACATGTGCAGTCGGTGAATTTGTTGTCATGGCCATTGGTATGCCTGTAATGTACTGGATTAATAAACGAGTACAATTTGAAAGATTTATGTAA
- a CDS encoding sterol desaturase family protein, which produces MKRVGKEFFLQHDIVIMYSILFVFIIILKMQFFTWIGLLSCLFGIIFYTLNEYMTHRFLFHLKPPKNVFLLKMLRRLHYDHHVYPDDLKLLFLPVWFSIPSFTIYLLISYAITKSVTITLSFGIGMIIMLLVYEWKHYIAHKPIRPVTKFGRWLKKQHILHHYKNEKFWFGVSNPVFDFIFGTLKDGKDVELSETARNLEKEKKTKVVR; this is translated from the coding sequence ATGAAGAGGGTGGGGAAAGAGTTCTTTTTACAACATGATATCGTTATTATGTATAGTATTTTATTTGTTTTTATCATTATTTTAAAAATGCAATTTTTCACATGGATCGGTTTGTTATCCTGTTTGTTTGGTATTATTTTTTATACACTAAACGAATATATGACACACCGGTTTTTATTTCATTTAAAACCACCTAAAAACGTATTTTTATTAAAAATGCTAAGAAGATTACATTATGACCATCACGTATATCCAGATGATTTAAAACTTTTATTTTTACCTGTATGGTTTAGTATACCGAGCTTTACTATATATTTACTTATATCATATGCTATAACAAAAAGTGTTACTATTACACTTTCGTTCGGAATTGGAATGATTATTATGCTTCTCGTTTATGAATGGAAACATTATATTGCACATAAGCCAATTCGTCCTGTTACTAAGTTTGGAAGATGGCTAAAAAAACAGCACATATTACACCATTATAAAAATGAAAAGTTTTGGTTCGGTGTTTCAAATCCAGTATTCGATTTCATATTTGGAACGCTTAAAGATGGAAAAGACGTTGAATTAAGCGAAACAGCTCGTAATTTAGAAAAGGAAAAAAAGACAAAAGTAGTGCGTTAA